In Marinomonas posidonica IVIA-Po-181, a single window of DNA contains:
- a CDS encoding ExbD/TolR family protein, with protein MKFRRQKIDDVQINLTPLIDVVFLLLIFFMVSTTFNQSTELTIDLPTATSDAPASDRDKTVELVITADGQYVINGQTLINEKVATLVQGLREVTQGDNTRPLIITADAQSSYEMVLRVYDAAAKLGISKLAHTAQKEPNP; from the coding sequence GTGAAATTTCGCCGTCAAAAAATAGATGACGTGCAAATTAACCTGACGCCGTTAATCGATGTGGTTTTTTTGCTGTTAATCTTTTTTATGGTCAGTACCACCTTTAACCAAAGTACCGAACTGACCATTGATCTACCAACGGCCACCTCAGATGCGCCGGCTAGTGATAGAGATAAAACCGTTGAGTTGGTCATTACAGCAGATGGTCAATATGTGATTAATGGCCAAACCCTGATCAATGAAAAAGTGGCGACATTAGTGCAAGGATTAAGGGAAGTCACACAAGGGGATAATACTCGACCTTTGATCATCACAGCCGATGCTCAGTCATCTTATGAAATGGTGTTGAGAGTGTATGATGCGGCGGCTAAATTGGGCATCAGCAAACTGGCTCATACGGCACAAAAAGAGCCTAATCCGTGA
- a CDS encoding MotA/TolQ/ExbB proton channel family protein, which produces MLSFIQTGGFFMWPLLACSILTLAIILERFWTLRKNSVAPKGLLSDVMMRLRDDKMTLDYIRGMQSKTGLASIFAAGLVSSKHGRGAMKESVQEAASHVIHELERFMNTLGTIAAISPLLGLLGTVVGMIKVFAVLMENGAGNTALLAGGISEALLTTAAGLGVAIPALIFHRFFSRRIDELVVTMEQQSTKLVDAIHGDREKAGVAQ; this is translated from the coding sequence TTGCTAAGCTTTATTCAAACTGGTGGTTTCTTTATGTGGCCATTATTGGCTTGTTCAATTTTAACATTAGCCATCATTCTCGAACGATTTTGGACATTGCGAAAAAATAGTGTGGCACCAAAAGGTTTGTTGAGCGATGTGATGATGCGTCTGCGGGACGATAAAATGACGCTAGATTATATTCGTGGCATGCAGTCGAAAACGGGGTTGGCTTCCATTTTTGCCGCAGGCTTAGTGTCTTCTAAGCATGGCCGCGGTGCGATGAAAGAAAGTGTGCAAGAAGCTGCAAGTCATGTTATTCATGAACTAGAACGTTTCATGAATACCTTAGGAACCATCGCTGCCATCTCGCCTTTATTGGGGTTGTTGGGAACCGTGGTTGGTATGATTAAGGTCTTTGCCGTACTGATGGAAAATGGAGCGGGCAATACGGCTTTATTAGCGGGTGGTATTTCAGAAGCCTTGCTGACAACGGCTGCAGGCTTAGGCGTTGCCATTCCAGCATTGATTTTTCATCGTTTCTTTAGCCGCCGTATTGATGAGCTTGTTGTGACCATGGAACAACAATCAACCAAGTTGGTTGATGCCATTCATGGTGATAGAGAAAAAGCAGGAGTGGCCCAGTGA
- a CDS encoding ComEC/Rec2 family competence protein, whose product MLLSSLSTLMGAILVPSAYLWLYSTHITFLCLYLIYTKRVLVLFLTIISLFSVINSETEGELAVTLSKDSAYFVGFEDKQVILLTDKALAQVDPIRLASQIRVRFQVPPDQPLSHSRVMEFNDFELSLTTQIPPHYQAVKLVRYALADKEGPWWLKNLYIERQAAQLVFSVQHEWLKQLPLGGRQVVLNQLDERFKSFESWRFSKALLLGADDLWSQRDTWMIRTLGLAHLFVVSGLHTGFMAVIGFVLARLVWWMLPAQLLLAGFTRWQLECALVVPLLVTYGFITDWGEPVVRASIMLSVYLLSRVLMVKLSAFQIIGFTLWLVLFVNPRSVLSPGLWLSFSMVYLLIGFYPLTQWQWRRMISTQVMLSSASMVLILGWQDVISIASIAVNLFMIPFAATVWFPVGMLACLEALLLQTQFVYYVLDWGLIHVIALLEWLVFEWSLLTFDRVTSTLPKLLLLLWLLFWVFQTPLKRGGIALLIIWMSLFSNSLIFEPKADMVLRNHQGKLLLEKGEEQWVNDWLPSSTGLMLDTFLTKNTNTASIMLAPNKLDIFSPLTLLKVNPDWLILANDEDHFNKVILAALSIDWLNIEQSESLSFYFRDDGIRLKHSHCRYSFFLFKSDTCKRAEKLESVLN is encoded by the coding sequence ATGTTACTAAGTAGTTTGTCCACTTTGATGGGCGCCATTTTGGTGCCGAGTGCTTATTTGTGGCTGTATTCTACTCATATCACCTTTCTCTGTCTCTACCTAATCTACACAAAGCGCGTATTAGTTTTGTTTTTAACGATAATTTCACTTTTCTCTGTGATCAATTCTGAAACGGAGGGCGAGCTTGCTGTAACCCTAAGTAAAGACAGTGCTTATTTCGTTGGCTTTGAGGACAAACAAGTCATACTGCTGACGGACAAGGCTTTGGCTCAGGTTGATCCTATTAGGTTGGCCAGTCAGATTCGGGTGAGATTTCAGGTGCCACCAGATCAACCATTAAGCCACTCAAGGGTAATGGAGTTTAATGATTTTGAACTTTCGTTAACCACTCAAATCCCCCCTCATTATCAAGCGGTTAAATTGGTTCGATATGCTTTAGCGGATAAAGAAGGTCCTTGGTGGTTAAAAAATCTATACATAGAAAGACAAGCGGCTCAACTGGTCTTTAGTGTTCAACATGAGTGGCTGAAGCAATTGCCACTAGGAGGCAGGCAGGTCGTATTGAATCAGCTGGATGAGAGGTTTAAGTCATTTGAATCATGGCGCTTTTCTAAAGCTTTGTTACTCGGTGCGGATGATTTATGGAGTCAAAGAGATACTTGGATGATTAGAACCTTGGGGCTTGCTCATTTATTTGTGGTCTCAGGGTTACATACCGGGTTTATGGCCGTCATTGGTTTCGTATTAGCTCGACTTGTTTGGTGGATGTTACCAGCCCAGTTGTTATTAGCCGGTTTTACTCGTTGGCAATTAGAGTGTGCTTTGGTGGTGCCTTTATTGGTTACCTATGGCTTCATCACTGATTGGGGTGAACCTGTGGTCAGAGCATCCATCATGCTCAGTGTGTATCTGCTCAGTCGAGTGCTGATGGTAAAGCTAAGTGCCTTTCAAATAATTGGATTTACCTTATGGCTGGTACTGTTTGTTAATCCTAGAAGTGTATTAAGCCCAGGGTTATGGCTGTCGTTTAGTATGGTGTATTTGTTAATTGGGTTTTATCCATTAACGCAATGGCAGTGGCGACGAATGATCTCGACTCAAGTCATGTTGAGCTCGGCCTCCATGGTGTTAATTCTAGGTTGGCAGGATGTCATTTCAATCGCGTCCATTGCGGTTAATCTATTTATGATACCGTTTGCCGCTACAGTGTGGTTTCCGGTTGGTATGCTGGCTTGCTTAGAGGCTTTATTGTTGCAAACCCAGTTTGTCTATTATGTTTTGGATTGGGGGTTAATTCATGTCATTGCATTGCTGGAATGGCTTGTATTTGAATGGTCATTACTGACATTTGATCGTGTTACTTCCACCTTGCCTAAACTTCTTTTGCTATTATGGTTGTTGTTTTGGGTGTTTCAAACTCCCTTGAAACGGGGCGGAATAGCTCTTTTAATTATCTGGATGTCGTTGTTCTCAAATTCACTGATCTTTGAGCCTAAGGCTGATATGGTGTTGAGGAATCATCAAGGCAAGTTGCTATTAGAGAAGGGCGAAGAGCAATGGGTAAATGATTGGCTTCCGTCTTCTACAGGTTTAATGCTGGATACTTTCTTAACCAAGAATACCAACACAGCCTCTATTATGTTGGCGCCGAATAAACTCGATATATTTTCCCCGTTAACCTTGTTAAAAGTGAATCCAGATTGGCTTATTCTTGCCAATGACGAGGATCACTTTAATAAAGTGATCCTCGCGGCACTCTCGATTGATTGGTTGAATATTGAACAATCCGAGTCGTTGTCTTTTTATTTTCGTGATGATGGCATCAGACTCAAGCATAGCCATTGTCGATATTCATTTTTTCTCTTTAAATCTGACACTTGCAAGCGTGCAGAAAAGTTAGAGAGTGTGTTAAATTAG
- a CDS encoding DUF2062 domain-containing protein yields MTFNLIMPKNYLKKFIPDPEKLRKNKALAILGSQIYEANLWHLNRRSVARAFFNGLFWAFIPMPFQMLAAALLSVPLRANIPLSIALVWITNPITMPFVFYFNYKVGTLILGTHHNKEFKLSVEWIWDKMEHIWLPLYTGSIVSGLVVGAISYIGITILWRLHVVKRWKERKMRK; encoded by the coding sequence ATGACTTTTAATCTGATTATGCCTAAGAATTATCTAAAGAAGTTCATCCCAGATCCAGAGAAGTTAAGAAAAAACAAAGCTCTCGCAATTCTGGGATCACAAATTTACGAAGCAAACTTATGGCATCTAAACCGTCGATCCGTTGCGCGTGCTTTTTTCAATGGCTTGTTTTGGGCTTTCATTCCCATGCCCTTTCAAATGCTGGCCGCCGCTTTATTGTCTGTCCCACTTAGAGCCAACATACCACTTTCTATTGCGCTTGTGTGGATCACCAATCCCATCACCATGCCTTTTGTATTTTATTTCAATTACAAAGTTGGCACTCTCATCCTAGGCACACATCACAATAAGGAGTTCAAACTCTCTGTTGAATGGATCTGGGATAAAATGGAGCATATCTGGCTACCCTTATATACAGGCTCTATCGTCTCAGGTTTGGTTGTCGGTGCAATCAGCTACATTGGCATTACCATCTTGTGGCGACTACATGTGGTTAAACGCTGGAAAGAACGCAAAATGCGCAAATAA
- a CDS encoding sugar phosphate isomerase/epimerase family protein produces the protein MSSNLKFGAGIWHFATYVDRYATDGYGPKRSLLEMIDLAGQVDDLSVVDINYPFPGGNVSVAEVKAALTKNNLSVIGITPEIYTRQFSKGAFTNPDPAVRKLAEDLINEAADMVRELGAEYVKLWPGQDGWDYPFQVDHHELWHLSMAGLTNVAKQNPDLKFVVEYKPREPRNHMSYDSMTRTLLALEKINLPNIGVLLDFGHALYGGESPADSAQLAIDYGRLFGMDVNDNLRSWDDDMIAGSVHPIELMEFFYVLRKNNWHGVWQLDQFPFREDCVAAANSAISFLKHIDSALDRMDWDGLKEAQKQQDAVAAINIAREALFGLL, from the coding sequence ATGTCTAGTAATCTAAAATTCGGTGCTGGGATTTGGCACTTTGCAACCTACGTAGATCGATACGCGACGGATGGTTATGGTCCTAAACGATCTTTATTGGAAATGATTGATTTGGCCGGTCAAGTGGACGATCTTTCTGTGGTCGACATTAATTACCCTTTCCCCGGGGGGAATGTGTCCGTCGCAGAAGTGAAAGCGGCTCTGACGAAAAATAATCTAAGTGTCATCGGTATCACACCTGAAATCTATACTCGTCAATTCTCCAAAGGTGCTTTTACGAATCCTGATCCTGCTGTTCGTAAACTGGCTGAAGATTTGATCAATGAAGCAGCCGACATGGTAAGAGAGCTGGGGGCTGAGTATGTGAAACTTTGGCCTGGTCAAGATGGTTGGGACTATCCATTTCAAGTTGACCATCACGAACTCTGGCATCTCTCTATGGCGGGTTTGACAAATGTTGCGAAGCAAAATCCAGACTTAAAGTTTGTCGTTGAATATAAACCACGAGAACCAAGAAACCATATGAGTTATGACAGTATGACTCGCACTCTGTTGGCGTTGGAGAAAATTAACTTACCCAACATTGGAGTGTTACTGGATTTCGGACATGCACTTTATGGCGGAGAATCTCCGGCTGACTCAGCACAACTGGCAATTGATTATGGCCGATTATTCGGTATGGATGTGAATGATAATCTGAGAAGCTGGGATGACGATATGATTGCAGGCTCAGTTCATCCTATTGAGTTGATGGAATTTTTTTACGTACTAAGAAAAAATAATTGGCACGGTGTATGGCAGCTTGATCAATTTCCTTTCAGAGAGGATTGTGTTGCCGCAGCCAATAGTGCCATTTCTTTTCTAAAACATATTGATAGCGCTTTGGATAGAATGGACTGGGATGGGTTGAAAGAAGCACAGAAACAACAGGATGCGGTTGCAGCGATCAACATCGCAAGAGAGGCTCTGTTTGGACTGCTGTAA
- a CDS encoding ABC transporter ATP-binding protein: MSDLVLECQALSKQYQDGKQIVEVFQSIDFALKKGQACAIVGASGSGKTTLLNLLAGLDLASSGDVKLTQVSWSSLSDAKRAKIRNQEMGFVYQFHHLLPEFSALENVLMPMWIAGMNKSEATERGTELLTQVGLGERLNHKPSQLSGGERQRVAIARALANRPACVLMDEPTGNLDETTSLEVQHLINELKAKYDMAFLIVTHDEKMLNWMDSAYRLSQGKLSQIKADS; encoded by the coding sequence ATGAGTGATCTAGTATTAGAGTGCCAAGCGCTATCGAAACAATATCAAGATGGAAAACAAATCGTTGAGGTGTTTCAGTCGATTGATTTTGCGCTAAAGAAAGGTCAAGCCTGTGCGATTGTCGGCGCTTCCGGTTCGGGGAAAACCACCTTGTTAAATCTACTTGCAGGGTTGGATTTAGCCAGTTCAGGTGACGTAAAGTTAACACAAGTGTCTTGGTCTAGCCTTAGTGATGCGAAGCGCGCCAAAATTCGCAATCAAGAAATGGGCTTTGTGTACCAGTTCCACCATTTGCTGCCTGAATTCTCAGCTCTTGAAAATGTCTTAATGCCAATGTGGATTGCTGGCATGAATAAATCTGAAGCGACAGAAAGAGGGACCGAGTTATTAACTCAGGTCGGGCTAGGGGAGCGATTGAATCACAAGCCTTCACAGCTATCGGGTGGTGAACGTCAACGTGTTGCCATTGCGAGAGCCTTAGCCAATCGTCCGGCTTGCGTATTAATGGATGAACCAACAGGCAATCTTGATGAAACCACTTCATTGGAAGTCCAACATCTCATCAATGAGCTGAAAGCAAAATACGACATGGCGTTTCTCATCGTGACTCATGACGAAAAAATGCTAAATTGGATGGATTCAGCTTATCGACTTTCTCAAGGTAAGCTCAGCCAGATTAAAGCTGACAGTTAA